One window of Phalacrocorax aristotelis chromosome 26, bGulAri2.1, whole genome shotgun sequence genomic DNA carries:
- the WNT1 gene encoding proto-oncogene Wnt-1: MRAAALGLALRALWALALSSLSNTLAVNNSGRWWGIINVASSTNLLTDSKNVQLVLDPSLQLLSRKQRKLIRQNPGILHSVSSGLQTAIKECKWQFRNRRWNCPTSQGPNIFGKIVNRGCRETAFIFAITSAGVTHSVARSCSEGSIESCTCDYRRRGPGGPDWHWGGCSDNIDFGRLFGREFVDSSEKGRDLRFLMNLHNNEAGRMTVFSEMRQECKCHGMSGSCTVRTCWMRLPTFRAVGDVLKDRFDGASRVIYGNKGSNRASRVELHHLEPENPAHKPPSPHDLVYFEKSPNFCTYSGKTGTAGTAGRFCNSSSPGLDGCELLCCGRGYRTRTQRVTERCNCTFHWCCHVSCLNCTNTQVLHECL, translated from the exons ATGCGAGCCGCCGCGCTGGGGCTGGCGCTCCGGGCGCTCTGGGCTCTggccctctcctccctctccaaCACGTTGGCGGTGAACAACAGCGGGCGGTGGTG GGGCATCATCAACGTGGCTTCGTCCACCAACCTGCTGACGGACTCCAAGAACGTGCAGCTGGTGCTGGaccccagcctgcagctgctgagccGCAAGCAGCGCAAGCTGATCCGCCAGAACCCCGGCATCCTGCACAGCGTCAGCTCCGGCCTCCAGACCGCCATCAAGGAGTGCAAGTGGCAGTTCCGCAACCGCCGCTGGAACTGCCCCACCTCCCAGGGCCCCAACATCTTTGGCAAAATCGTCAACCGGG GCTGCCGGGAGACAGCATTCATCTTTGCCATCACCAGCGCCGGAGTGACGCACTCAGTGGCACGGTCCTGCTCGGAGGGCTCCATCGAGTCCTGCACCTGCGACTACCGGCGCCGTGGTCCCGGGGGGCCCGACTGGcactgggggggctgcagcgaCAACATCGACTTTGGGCGCCTCTTTGGGAGGGAGTTTGTGGACTCCAGCGAGAAGGGCCGCGACCTGCGCTTCCTCATGAACCTGCACAACAATGAGGCCGGGCGCATG ACGGTCTTCTCAGAGATGCGCCAGGAGTGCAAGTGCCACGGCATGTCGGGCTCCTGCACCGTCCGCACGTGCTGGATGCGGCTGCCCACCTTCCGCGCCGTGGGCGACGTCCTGAAGGATCGCTTCGACGGCGCCTCCCGCGTCATCTACGGCAACAAGGGCAGCAACCGGGCGTCACGGGTGGAGCTGCATCACCTGGAGCCCGAGAACCCTGCCCACAAACCCCCCTCACCCCACGACCTCGTCTACTTCGAGAAGTCACCCAATTTCTGCACCTACAGCGGGAAGACGGGGACAGCGGGCACGGCCGGGCGCTTCTGCAACAGCTCCTCGCCGGGGCTGGACGGGTGCGAGCTGCTGTGCTGCGGGCGCGGGTACCGCACGCGCACCCAGCGCGTCACCGAGCGCTGCAACTGCACCTTCCACTGGTGCTGCCACGTCAGCTGCCTGAACTGCACCAACACGCAGGTGCTGCACGAGTGCCTGTGA
- the DDN gene encoding dendrin: MLGGPDRGAGRLRICERTKLLLVEIDTVACCSPAAGMAAGCRPTPPWTYRRIAGEYAYLEKRFVAELAPPWPPAPPCRLQDFATPSPPGRETRAWVPPTHCPLGQPEGTGGSGSRGRHPPCAPRPPLPGGRPGPPSYEAHMQRVQAAYTRRGGPPPYISPPAYDAPHRTLQLRPPRGPRSPPPAPRGRGAVPGGWSHTLPRAATEAGHWRPRGMQPPPGGPSTPWHSQTLPRAAAGRERVPGRGRGRRGTGGHVLIDATRVVVRAQYVPPPQRQQVRYAGGSPAPTAPPGSPPAAPGAATPPAAPSPPREAPSSPRSPWRSPGGCGGPRGRPPPRRPVLYAQALREAVSRIRRHTAPDSDSEAEGGTGGSRWRHCREAHAYSSSSSSLESTGAPPGAASPPRA, encoded by the exons ATGCTGGGTGGTCCGGACCGGGGCGCGGGGCGCCTGCGGATCTGCGAGCGGaccaagctgctgctggtggagaTCGACACGGTGGCGTGTTGCAGCCCGGCCGCCGGCATGGCCGCGGGGTGCCGGCCCACGCCCCCCTGGACCTACCGCCGCATCGCCGGGGAGTACGC GTACCTGGAGAAGCGCTTCGTGGCGGAGCTGGCCCCCCCCTGGCCCCCGGCTCCCCCCTGCCGCCTGCAGGACTTCGCCACCCCGTCCCCCCCGGGGCGCGAGACCCGGGcctgggtgccccccacccacTGCCCCCTGGGACAGCCCGAGGGGACGGGGGGCAGCGGATCCCGGGGCCGGCACCCCCCGTGTGCTCCCCGTCCCCCGCTGCCGGGGGGCAGGCCGGGCCCCCCCAGCTACGAGGCCCACATGCAGAGGGTGCAGGCGGCGTATACGCGCCGtggggggccgcccccctacaTCTCGCCCCCGGCCTACGACGCTCCCCACCGCACCCTGCAGCTCCGGCCCCCCCGGGGACCGCGCAgccccccaccagcaccccggggccgcggggctgtgccggggggCTGGAGCCACACGCTGCCCCGGGCGGCCACCGAGGCTGGGCACTGGCGGCCCCGTGGGATGCAGCCGCCCCCGGGGGGGCCCAGCACCCCCTGGCACAGCCAGACACTGCCCCGGGCGGCAGCCGGCCGGGAGCGGGTCCCAGGGCGTGgcagggggcggcgggggacgGGGGGGCACGTCCTTATCGACGCCACCCGCGTGGTGGTCCGGGCCCAGTACGTCCCCCCTCCGCAGCGGCAGCAGGTCCGCTATGCTGGGGGGTCTCCAGCACCCACCGCccccccaggcagccccccTGCAGCGCCCGGGGCTGCCacccccccagcagccccctcacccccccgggaggcccccagcagcccccgcagcccctggaGGAGCCCGGGTGGCTGTGGGGGTCCCCGGGGCCGGCCCCCGCCACGGCGGCCGGTGCTGTACGCCCAGGCGCTGCGCGAGGCCGTATCCCGCATCCGGCGGCACACGGCGCCCGACTCCGACTCGGAGGCGgaggggggcacgggggggtcCCGGTGGCGGCACTGCCGCGAGGCCCACgcctacagcagcagcagcagcagcctggagagcaCCGGggcccccccgggggctgccAGCCCTCCCCGAGCCTGA